A stretch of the Brassica napus cultivar Da-Ae unplaced genomic scaffold, Da-Ae ScsIHWf_3028;HRSCAF=3815, whole genome shotgun sequence genome encodes the following:
- the LOC125602910 gene encoding probable disease resistance protein At1g12290, translating into MEQLRKIVIKSCGVEEIEIGRVSYDTFLIKPTLKNLSSVIITGCDGLKDLTWLLFVPKLAHLKLQRLDEVEEIISEKRTTGEQNAGRTKTPFDKLERLELSNLPMLRSIYRTPLLFPCLKKIGVERCPTLRKLPLSSGSCLGGDELVISYSDDEWIERVQWEDKATEERFLLCCEKVWSFP; encoded by the coding sequence ATGGAGCAACTCCGTAAGATCGTCATAAAGAGTTGTGGTGTAGAGGAGATTGAGATCGGGAGGGTATCATACGACACGTTTCTGATAAAGCCGACACTAAAGAACCTCTCAAGTGTGATTATAACTGGCTGCGATGGCCTTAAGGATCTGACGTGGCTGTTGTTTGTTCCAAAGCTTGCTCACCTTAAGCTTCAAAGGTTAGATGAGGTAGAAGAGATCATAAGCGAGAAGAGAACGACAGGTGAGCAAAACGCTGGAAGAACAAAGACTCCGTTTGATAAACTTGAAAGGCTTGAATTGAGTAACTTACCGATGTTGAGGAGCATATACAGGACTCCTCTGCTCTTCCCTTGTCTAAAGAAGATTGGTGTTGAAAGGTGTCCAACACTGAGAAAGCTTCCACTCAGTTCTGGAAGTTGTCTTGGTGGTGATGAACTTGTCATCAGTTACAGTGATGATGAATGGATAGAAAGGGTTCAATGGGAAGATAAAGCCACTGAAGAACGTTTcttgctttgctgtgaaaagGTATGGAGTTTTCCATAA
- the LOC125602911 gene encoding protein SDA1 homolog — protein MSGSLGRTPESLKASGRSSEKLSLPILQGKIKRDPDGYETELQLIYKQFKASVDLFQQQAALSFSSVGSDPSVAKDLGDRAMFLAHVTPFYPKQLAEFPAQLTDLLRTSCLAMPSGLRNHVSQALILLMNRKSLVIEDLLALFLDVQCIGDRNLRKLAFSHIVQTIRKMSVTDPRHKGLQKIVISMLEQEDETKAKRALVTLCELLKKKVWLGDRHERVAIAICEACFHASPRIMVSSLRFLLDYENLDDEDDSDASDNDDDEDAKPENHVVINREAVYKANNKGTSSSKKKKQAKLQRAMKSIKKKQRASSESTTSTYSPLNHLNDPQKFAEKLLSRLQTGKSIGKTSERIETRLMMMKVIARTIGLHKLQLLSFYTYLQNYAKPHEKDVTQILAAAVQACHDGVPSDAVKPLFMQIVNQFVHDRSRPEAIAVGLNVIREMCLRIPELMTEELLQDLALYKKEHEKAISAGARSLIALFREINPSLLVKKDRGRPGGPVAKPKQFGEVNVFSDVPNVELLQESDHESDSDEDDDDVELPGSDDVEQEELVPDDCGNEDEAEEDSDDDMNNTEDDSDVDTSIAGDDEEEDMNDSDEAETDSENEEMESEEDDDDGEASDSSAEDSGSKEKAKGKKRKMVDFDANLLSADTSLRALKRFAEAKSEQPCLDENDGILSNEDFRKIKDLQAKKEAKLALARKGFKVPDSDQLSKKRVNPAKLEAHIRHKLTKEQRMELVKAGREDRVKYQSRTATKQKKVGGSSNKQKEHKKNMPLAAIRSKAGRSKRSKKMKKSNSGTQFRGRKAWK, from the exons ATGTCCGGATCTCTAGGCCGCACGCCGGAATCCTTAAAGGCCTCCGGCCGGAGCTCCGAGAAGCTCAGCCTCCCCATCCTCCAGGGCAAAATCAAACGCGACCCAGATGGCTACGAAACAGAGCTCCAATTAATCTACAAACAGTTCAAAGCCTCCGTCGATCTCTTCCAGCAGCAAGCCGCCCTCAGCTTCTCCTCCGTCGGCTCCGACCCTTCCGTCGCCAAAGACCTCGGCGACCGAGCCATGTTCCTAGCTCACGTCACTCCCTTTTACCCCAAGCAGCTCGCGGAGTTCCCAGCTCAGCTGACTGATTTGCTCCGCACCTCGTGCCTCGCGATGCCCTCGGGACTGAGGAACCACGTCTCTCAGGCGTTGATTCTTCTTATGAATCGAAAG aGTCTTGTCATCGAGGATTTGCTGGCTCTGTTTCTGGATGTTCAGTGTATTGGTGATAGGAACTTGAGGAAGCTTGCGTTTTCTCACATTGTTCAAACTATTCGTAAGATGAGTGTTACTGATCCGAGGCATAAGGGACTTCAGAAGATTGTCATCTCCATGTTGGAG CAAGAAGATGAAACAAAGGCTAAGAGAGCGCTTGTTACTCTCTGTGAGCTTCTAAAGAAGAAGGTTTGGCTTGGTGATAGACATGAGAGAGTTGCTATTGCCATTTGTGAAGCTTGCTTTCATGCTTCACCTAG GATCATGGTTTCTTCCCTTCGGTTTCTTCTTGACTACGAGAACCTTGACGATGAGGATGATAGTGATGCTTCAGACAACGACGATGACGAGGATGCAAAGCCCGAAAACCATGTTGTGATTAACAGGGAGGCTGTTTACAAG GCAAACAACAAAGGGACATCTTctagcaagaagaagaagcaagcgAAACTGCAACGTGCAATGAAAAGTATTAAGAAAAAGCAGCGTGCTTCGTCCGAGAGCACCACTTCAACTTATTCACCTCTCAATCATCTAAATGATCCTCAG AAATTTGCAGAGAAATTGCTTTCCCGTCTTCAGACTGGCAAGAGCATTGGCAAAACTAGTGAACGAATTGAG accaggttgatgatgatgaaagtTATTGCACGAACAATTGGGCTTCACAAGTTGCAATTATTAAGCTTTTACACTTATCTTCAAAACTACGCTAAG CCACATGAAAAGGACGTTACACAAATACTTGCAGCAGCAGTTCAGGCTTGCCATGATGGG GTTCCTTCTGATGCTGTGAAACCACTGTTCATGCAAATAGTGAATCAGTTTGTACACGACCGTTCACGTCCTGAG GCTATTGCTGTCGGACTCAATGTGATTCGAGAAATGTGCCTGAGGATTCCCGAG TTGATGACAGAAGAGTTGCTGCAAGATCTTGCTCTGTATAAAAAGGAACATGAAAAGGCCATATCCGCAGGAGCCCGTTCCCTCATTGCATTGTTCAGAGAG ATCAATCCTTCGCTTCTAGTGAAAAAAGACCGTGGCCGTCCTGGAGGTCCCGTTGCCAAACCTAAACAATTCGGAGAAGTTAATGTCTTCAGCGATGTTCCCAATGTTGAGTTATTGCAAGAAAGTGATCATGAGAGTGACTCTGATGAAGACGATGATGATGTGGAGTTGCCTGGCAGTGATGATGTCGAGCAGGAGGAGCTGGTGCCTGATGATTGTGGAAACGAGGACGAAGCTGAAGAAGATTCTGATGACGATATGAACAACACTGAAGATGACAGTGATGTTGATACTTCCATCGCGGGTGACGACGAAGAGGAAGATATGAATGACAGTGATGAAGCCGAGACTGATTCTGAAAACGAGGAGATGGAAagcgaagaagatgatgatgatggagaagCCTCTGATTCTTCTGCAGAAGATAGTGGAAGCAAAGAGAAGGCCAAGGGGAAGAAAAGGAAGATGGTAGATTTCGATGCTAATCTCCTCTCTGCTGATACAAGCCTACGAGCACTGAAGAGGTTCGCAGAAGCCAAGAGCGAGCAGCCTTGTTTGGATGAAAACGATGGCATACTTTCCAATGAGGACTTCCGAAAAATCAAAGATCTTCag GCAAAGAAGGAAGCAAAACTTGCATTGGCTCGAAAAGGGTTCAAGGTTCCAGATTCTGATCAGCTAAGTAAGAAGCGTGTCAATCCAGCCAAACTTGAA GCTCACATAAGGCATAAACTGACAAAGGAGCAGAGAATGGAGTTAGTTAAAGCGGGTAGGGAGGACAGAGTGAAATACCAATCCAGGACTGCCACCAAGCAGAAGAAG GTGGGAGGATCGAGCAATAAACAGAAGGAGCACAAGAAGAATATGCCTCTTGCTGCGATAAGATCAAAGGCTGGTAGATCTAAGCGAtccaagaaaatgaagaaaagcaACAGCGGAACCCAGTTCAGAGGAAGGAAAGCATGGAAATGA
- the LOC125602912 gene encoding E3 ubiquitin-protein ligase AIRP2-like produces the protein MYNQLAVSSSSSYYESLKLLEADVQHANTLAEAIPMGKNNARLQMKLVHSNFASLLLILFRWIDLSCSCLLPRYFNLFHVLVYKVNSDGQPKLTALGRKATISEFYGVILPSLQLLHSNLDELDTSDIGFDLKRLSNKITKAAHSHSSRFINAGLEREEECGICLETCTKMVLPNCCHSMCIKCYRNWNLKSQSCPFCRGSIKRVNSEDLWVLAGDNDVVDTRTASREDLFRFYLYINSLPKDYPEALFLVYYEYSNLI, from the exons atgtaTAATCAGTTGGCagtttcttcttcgtcttcgtaCTATGAGTCTTTGAAGCTTTTGGAAGCTGATGTCCAACACGCTAATACTTT GGCAGAAGCAATTCCAATGGGGAAGAACAATGCACGGCTTCAGATGAAACTAGTTCACAGCAACTTTGCTTCTTTACTGCTCATCTTGTTTCGGTGGATTGATCTTTCTTGCTCATGTCTGCTTCCCCGCTACTTCAACCTCTTTCATGTTCTTGTCTACAAG GTTAATTCTGATGGACAGCCTAAGCTTACCGCGCTCGGTAGGAAAGCAACTATCAGTGAGTTCTATG GTGTGATACTGCCATCACTTCAGCTATTACACAGCAACTTAGACGAGCTGGATACTTCAGACATTGGTTTTGACCTCAAAAGACTCAGTAACAAGATAACAAAAGCGGCTCACAGTCACAGTAGTAGATTCATCAATGCAGGGTTAGAGCGTGAGGAAGAATGTGGAATCTGTTTAGAGACTTGCACTAAAATGGTGTTGCCTAATTGCTGCCACTCAATGTGCATCAAATGCTACCGCAATTGGAACTTGAAGTCTCAGTCATGCCCGTTTTGTCGAGGCAGCATAAAGAGAGTGAACTCAGAGGATCTGTGGGTGCTTGCTGGTGATAACGACGTGGTGGATACAAGGACGGCTTCAAGGGAAGACTTGTTCAGATTCTACCTCTACATCAATAGCCTTCCCAAGGATTACCCTGAAGCTCTCTTCTTGGTTTACTATGAGTACTCAAACCTGATTTAG